A stretch of Endozoicomonas sp. SCSIO W0465 DNA encodes these proteins:
- the gshB gene encoding glutathione synthase has product MAIKLGIVMDPIASINYKKDSSLAMLLAASQKGWQLFYMEQADLYQKEGIAMGSVKPLTVNADPEHWFELKERQEMPLDALDVILMRKDPPFDMEFIYSTYLLEQAQAAGTLIVNNPRSIRDCNEKMFATLFPQCTPPVMVSRSPRLLKEFAAEHGDVVLKPLDGMGGSSIFRSTPNDPNLSVIIETLTEMGQRQAMIQKFIPDITSGDKRILMIDGEPVPYCLARIPAAGELRGNLAAGGTGEGRPLSERDLWIARQVGPELRKKGLIFVGLDVIGDYLTEINVTSPTCIRELDNQFALDIAGQLIDKIEEKLKGRH; this is encoded by the coding sequence ATAGCGATAAAACTCGGCATTGTGATGGACCCTATTGCCTCCATCAATTACAAAAAAGACAGTTCCCTTGCCATGCTGCTGGCGGCCAGCCAGAAAGGCTGGCAGCTGTTTTACATGGAACAGGCTGACCTTTATCAGAAAGAAGGTATTGCCATGGGCAGCGTTAAACCATTGACCGTGAATGCCGATCCTGAACACTGGTTTGAACTGAAAGAACGTCAGGAGATGCCTCTGGATGCACTGGATGTCATCCTGATGCGCAAGGACCCGCCCTTTGATATGGAGTTTATTTACAGCACTTACCTGCTGGAACAGGCTCAGGCGGCCGGAACACTGATTGTGAATAATCCTCGCAGTATCCGTGACTGTAACGAAAAGATGTTTGCCACCCTGTTTCCACAGTGTACGCCTCCCGTTATGGTATCCCGCAGCCCAAGATTACTGAAGGAGTTTGCGGCAGAGCATGGTGATGTGGTACTAAAGCCACTGGATGGTATGGGCGGCAGTTCTATTTTCCGCTCGACCCCCAATGATCCGAACCTGAGCGTAATCATTGAAACGCTGACGGAAATGGGCCAGCGTCAGGCCATGATTCAAAAGTTTATTCCGGATATTACATCCGGTGACAAGCGCATTCTGATGATTGACGGGGAACCCGTTCCCTACTGTCTGGCACGCATTCCTGCTGCCGGGGAACTCAGAGGCAATCTCGCTGCGGGCGGTACAGGAGAAGGCCGTCCCCTGAGTGAACGGGATCTGTGGATTGCCCGCCAGGTAGGCCCGGAGCTTCGCAAGAAAGGCCTGATCTTTGTTGGACTCGATGTCATTGGCGACTACCTCACAGAAATCAATGTTACCTCGCCTACCTGTATCCGTGAGCTGGACAACCAGTTTGCACTCGACATCGCCGGTCAGTTGATTGATAAGATTGAGGAAAAGCTCAAGGGCAGGCACTAA
- a CDS encoding energy transducer TonB: protein MAAALHVLIVLGVTFSFKDKPAPPPTLEVTLASYQSKEKPKEADYLAQINQQGSGTLEEKALPSSDQQAQFQEDTIKEVQPQSQTAAQPEHTLTQQTRITTRAKSDQTVAATDDREQQEPVAVEKDQPRKHIDLKNEIASLEAQFHQQRQMYAKRPRIKRLTAASTLQEAGAFYKESWRRKVEKVGNLNYPEKAREYQLYGELRLMVAINRDGTLSTVEILDSSGYQLLDDAAVRIVKMASPFAPFDDTLKSYDIVEIIRTWRFEPGNRLLSQ from the coding sequence ATGGCGGCGGCTCTGCACGTTTTGATAGTACTGGGAGTAACGTTTAGCTTTAAAGACAAGCCGGCACCACCGCCAACGCTGGAAGTGACGCTGGCCAGCTATCAAAGCAAAGAGAAACCCAAAGAAGCCGACTACCTGGCCCAGATCAATCAACAGGGCAGCGGCACTCTGGAAGAAAAAGCATTGCCCTCCAGTGATCAGCAGGCGCAGTTTCAGGAAGACACCATCAAGGAAGTCCAGCCACAGTCACAAACTGCGGCTCAACCAGAACATACCCTGACACAACAGACCCGTATTACCACCCGGGCCAAGAGCGATCAGACCGTTGCTGCCACCGATGACCGTGAACAGCAGGAACCGGTTGCAGTTGAAAAAGACCAGCCACGCAAGCACATTGACCTGAAAAATGAAATTGCCAGCCTTGAAGCCCAGTTCCATCAGCAGCGTCAGATGTACGCCAAGCGCCCTCGTATCAAGCGGCTGACAGCCGCATCCACCCTACAGGAAGCCGGTGCATTCTATAAAGAATCCTGGCGGCGAAAGGTTGAGAAGGTTGGTAACCTCAACTATCCGGAAAAAGCGCGTGAATACCAGCTCTATGGAGAGTTGCGCTTAATGGTTGCTATCAATCGGGATGGCACATTATCAACGGTTGAGATACTGGACTCGTCTGGCTATCAGCTTCTGGATGATGCTGCGGTTCGTATTGTCAAAATGGCTTCACCCTTTGCCCCATTCGACGACACGCTCAAGAGCTATGATATCGTTGAAATCATTCGTACCTGGCGCTTTGAGCCCGGAAACCGACTATTGAGCCAGTAA
- a CDS encoding YqgE/AlgH family protein: protein MSSVPFQNFKSHFLIAMPGMVDPSFAETLTIICEHSPEGALGIVVNRPSTLPMSEIFRQIGIDHHEQSAVSQHAVYSGGPVSQERGFVLNSGESSWDTSLEICPGLQLTTSTDVLMAMAEGKGPKQVLVALGYAGWGAGQLEKEISENAWLTCEAHPSVVFDTPYHLRLSAAASSLGVNLNLISDQVGHA from the coding sequence ATGAGCAGTGTTCCTTTCCAGAATTTCAAAAGCCACTTCCTGATTGCCATGCCCGGCATGGTCGACCCTTCTTTTGCTGAAACGCTGACCATTATCTGTGAGCACAGCCCGGAAGGTGCCTTGGGTATTGTGGTGAATCGACCAAGCACCCTGCCGATGAGTGAGATTTTCCGGCAAATTGGCATTGACCACCATGAACAGTCAGCAGTGAGTCAGCACGCTGTCTATTCTGGAGGCCCGGTGTCTCAGGAGAGAGGGTTTGTCCTGAATTCAGGGGAGTCCAGCTGGGATACCAGCCTGGAGATATGCCCGGGGCTGCAACTGACTACATCAACCGATGTACTGATGGCCATGGCAGAAGGCAAAGGTCCAAAACAGGTATTGGTTGCTCTTGGTTATGCAGGCTGGGGAGCTGGTCAGCTGGAAAAGGAAATTTCTGAGAATGCCTGGCTGACCTGTGAGGCGCATCCATCCGTTGTCTTCGATACACCTTATCACCTGAGACTGAGTGCAGCGGCCAGTTCACTGGGTGTTAATCTCAATCTGATTTCAGATCAGGTTGGCCATGCATAG
- the ruvX gene encoding Holliday junction resolvase RuvX: MTDSKLRTVLGFDFGTRNIGVATGQVITRTASALPSLQARDGIPDWNQVQALIMEWKPDAVVVGIPLNMDGSESDMSRRARKFGNRIHGRFNLPFYQADERLTSFEAKEWANKLGHKGHYGSNPVDAMAAQIILEAWLNDPGNEHLMYD, encoded by the coding sequence ATGACTGATAGCAAATTAAGAACTGTGCTGGGTTTTGACTTTGGCACCCGCAACATCGGTGTTGCCACCGGACAGGTTATTACCCGAACCGCCTCTGCCCTGCCATCATTGCAAGCCAGAGATGGAATCCCGGACTGGAATCAGGTTCAGGCCCTGATCATGGAATGGAAGCCGGATGCTGTCGTCGTCGGCATACCATTGAATATGGATGGCTCAGAGTCAGACATGTCGCGACGTGCCAGAAAGTTCGGCAACCGGATTCATGGACGCTTCAACCTGCCATTTTATCAAGCCGATGAACGACTCACGTCTTTCGAGGCCAAAGAATGGGCCAACAAGCTCGGCCATAAAGGGCATTACGGATCAAACCCGGTGGATGCCATGGCTGCCCAGATTATTCTGGAAGCCTGGCTGAATGACCCCGGGAATGAACACCTTATGTATGATTAA
- a CDS encoding PilT/PilU family type 4a pilus ATPase produces the protein MDIEKLLKLVVVKKASDLFITAGFPPSVKLDGRLKPVTRTPLTATETKNMVLGVMDEKQRLEFETKQESNFAIARMGIGRFRVSAFQQRNQSGMVLRRIEEKIPRLDDLRLPAVLKDLTMARRGLVLVVGATGTGKSTTLAAMLGYRNENDTGHIISIEDPIEFIHQHKKCIVTQREVGIDTRSYEVALKNTLRQAPDVIMIGEIRSQDTMQYALNFAETGHLCLATLHANNANQALDRILNFFPPEHHHQIWMDLSLNLKGIVAQQLVPSLDGTGRLPVIEVLLNTPLAKDMIRNGDVHALKELMKKSRELGMQTFDQALFDLYNEGEVSHEEAIRHADSANDLRLMIKLGSEVNERYLTERSVKLILQMEGG, from the coding sequence ATGGATATTGAAAAATTATTAAAGTTGGTCGTCGTTAAAAAAGCATCGGATCTGTTTATCACCGCAGGTTTTCCGCCCAGTGTAAAGCTTGATGGACGTCTCAAGCCTGTCACCAGGACACCGCTGACTGCCACAGAGACAAAAAATATGGTGCTGGGTGTGATGGACGAGAAGCAGCGTCTTGAGTTTGAGACTAAGCAGGAGTCTAACTTTGCCATTGCCAGAATGGGGATTGGTCGGTTCCGGGTCAGTGCTTTTCAACAGAGAAACCAGTCAGGCATGGTTTTGCGCCGCATTGAAGAGAAAATTCCCAGACTCGACGACCTGAGGCTTCCCGCTGTTCTTAAAGACCTGACCATGGCCAGGCGCGGCCTTGTCCTGGTGGTGGGTGCTACCGGTACGGGCAAGTCGACAACGTTGGCAGCGATGCTTGGCTATCGTAATGAAAACGACACTGGCCATATTATCAGTATTGAAGACCCCATTGAATTTATCCATCAACACAAAAAGTGCATCGTAACCCAGCGGGAAGTGGGGATTGATACCAGGTCCTATGAAGTGGCGTTGAAAAACACCCTTCGTCAGGCTCCTGACGTCATTATGATCGGTGAGATTCGAAGCCAGGATACTATGCAATATGCCCTGAACTTCGCAGAAACCGGCCATCTCTGCCTGGCAACACTTCATGCCAATAATGCCAACCAGGCATTGGATCGCATTCTGAATTTTTTCCCCCCGGAACATCATCACCAGATCTGGATGGATCTTTCCCTTAATCTGAAGGGCATTGTTGCCCAGCAGCTGGTTCCTTCCCTGGATGGCACCGGTCGGCTTCCGGTTATTGAAGTGCTACTCAATACACCGCTAGCCAAGGATATGATTCGCAACGGGGATGTTCATGCACTGAAAGAGTTAATGAAAAAATCCCGGGAGCTGGGCATGCAGACGTTCGACCAGGCATTATTTGATCTCTACAACGAAGGGGAGGTCAGCCATGAAGAAGCGATTCGGCATGCTGATTCGGCAAACGACTTGCGCCTGATGATTAAACTGGGTTCAGAAGTGAATGAGCGTTATCTTACCGAACGTTCCGTTAAATTGATCCTGCAGATGGAAGGAGGATAG
- a CDS encoding type IV pilus twitching motility protein PilT, translated as MDITELLAFSFKQGASDLHLSAGLPPIIRIDGDVRRINLPAMDQKEVHGLIYDIMNDKQRKDLEEHFEADFSFEVPGVARFRVNAFNQNRGAGAVFRAIPSKVLTMDDLGMGQVFKTIADKPRGLVLVTGPTGSGKSTTLAAMMDYINDTKYQHILTIEDPIEFIHIPKKCLVNQREVHRDTHSFSNALRSALREDPDIILVGEMRDLETIRLAMTAAETGHLVFGTLHTTSAAKTIDRIIDVFPAEEKSMVRSMLSESLQAVISQTLLKKNGGGRVAAHEIMLGTAGIRNLIREDKVAQMYSAIQTGGGLGMQTLDQCLMNLIKKGLISRDVAREKAKDRDAF; from the coding sequence ATGGATATTACTGAGCTATTGGCGTTCAGCTTTAAACAGGGGGCTTCGGATCTGCATCTGTCGGCAGGGCTTCCGCCAATTATCCGAATCGATGGTGATGTTCGCCGTATCAATCTGCCAGCCATGGATCAGAAGGAAGTTCATGGGTTGATCTATGACATCATGAACGACAAACAGCGTAAGGATCTGGAAGAGCATTTCGAAGCGGACTTCTCGTTTGAAGTCCCCGGCGTTGCGCGTTTCCGTGTGAATGCTTTCAACCAGAACAGGGGTGCGGGAGCGGTGTTCAGGGCAATCCCCAGTAAAGTACTGACCATGGATGACCTGGGCATGGGGCAGGTATTTAAAACCATTGCGGATAAACCCAGGGGGTTAGTGCTGGTGACTGGTCCTACCGGCTCTGGCAAGAGTACCACACTGGCTGCCATGATGGATTACATTAATGACACCAAATATCAGCATATCCTGACCATTGAAGATCCCATTGAATTTATCCACATCCCGAAAAAGTGCCTGGTTAATCAGCGGGAAGTGCATCGGGATACCCATAGCTTCAGTAATGCCCTGCGCTCTGCGTTGCGTGAAGATCCTGATATTATTCTCGTCGGTGAGATGCGTGACCTGGAAACAATCCGTCTGGCCATGACGGCGGCTGAAACCGGTCATCTGGTGTTCGGAACGTTGCACACCACATCGGCTGCAAAGACCATTGACCGTATCATCGATGTATTCCCGGCTGAAGAAAAGTCGATGGTACGTTCAATGCTCTCTGAGTCACTCCAGGCCGTGATTTCGCAAACACTGTTGAAGAAAAATGGCGGAGGGCGTGTGGCCGCACATGAGATTATGCTCGGTACTGCAGGTATTCGTAATCTGATTCGTGAAGATAAGGTTGCGCAGATGTACTCGGCCATTCAGACCGGCGGTGGGCTTGGCATGCAAACATTGGATCAGTGCCTCATGAACCTGATAAAAAAGGGACTGATCTCTCGTGATGTGGCTCGTGAAAAGGCCAAGGATCGAGACGCATTTTAA
- a CDS encoding YggS family pyridoxal phosphate-dependent enzyme encodes MTILQNRFQRVYGRIHQAEQACNRNGQVQLLAVSKTKPASMVREAWHLGQKHFGENYLQEALDKMDELNDLSDIQWHFIGPIQSNKTRDISTHFDWVHSVDRLKIAQRLNDQRPQALPPLNICLQVNISGEETKSGISLNELPVLVQSITHLPNLKLRGLMAIPAPETEPDRQREPFRALTHALHTLNDQFSLTMDTLSMGMTDDLESAIQEGSTMVRIGTALFGSRHSVQASTEASTGTQNG; translated from the coding sequence ATGACCATATTACAAAACCGATTTCAACGGGTTTATGGCCGAATTCATCAAGCTGAACAAGCCTGCAATCGCAACGGGCAAGTGCAGCTGCTGGCAGTCAGCAAAACCAAACCTGCCAGTATGGTGCGTGAGGCATGGCATCTGGGCCAAAAGCATTTTGGTGAAAACTACCTTCAGGAAGCCCTGGATAAAATGGATGAGCTCAATGACCTTTCAGACATCCAGTGGCATTTCATCGGCCCGATCCAGTCAAACAAAACCCGGGATATCAGCACCCACTTCGACTGGGTTCACAGTGTTGACCGCCTGAAAATCGCGCAAAGGCTCAATGATCAACGCCCTCAGGCACTGCCCCCATTAAATATCTGTCTGCAAGTGAATATCAGCGGAGAAGAGACAAAATCCGGCATCAGCCTGAATGAGCTGCCTGTGCTGGTGCAATCTATTACTCATTTACCCAACCTGAAACTGCGTGGTTTGATGGCCATTCCAGCCCCTGAAACGGAGCCTGACCGACAGCGCGAGCCTTTCCGGGCACTGACCCATGCGCTACACACCCTGAATGACCAGTTCTCTCTCACGATGGATACCCTGTCCATGGGCATGACGGATGATCTTGAGTCGGCTATTCAGGAGGGTTCAACCATGGTTCGTATCGGTACTGCCCTGTTTGGCTCCAGACACTCTGTTCAAGCTTCAACAGAAGCCTCAACAGGAACCCAAAATGGATAA